In Beutenbergia cavernae DSM 12333, the DNA window TGTGGGTGTACCCGTTCCTCTGGATGGTCACGGCCTCGTTCAAGACGCAGCGCGAGATGCTGCTCGGCGGACTGGGGCTGTGGCCGAGCGAGTGGACGCTCGAGAACTTCCAGCGGGCGTGGACCACCGGTCGGTTCGGCGACTTCACGGTCAACACGCTGACGTTCTCGATCGCCGTCGTCGTCATCGTCGTGCTCGTGTCCTCGCTCGCCGGGTACGCGCTGGCGGACCGGCAGCTCCCCGGGCGCAAGGTCGTGATGGGCGTGCTGGTGGCGGCGATGTTCGTGCCGCACGGCTACACGATCATCCCGGTGTTCCAGCTGGTCACGACGCTCGGCCTGCAGAACGGGCTGCTCGGTGCGGCGCTCGCTCAGGCGGCCGGCGTCGCCGTTCCGGTGCTGCTGTACGTCGGGTTCTTCTCCGGCATCCCGGGCGAGCTCGAGGAGGCGGCGAAGGTCGACGGCGCCGGGTACCTGCGGCGGTTCCGCTCCATCATGTTCCCGCTCGCGCGGCCCGTGACCGGCACGGTGGTGCTGCTCAACTTCATCGGGGCGTGGAACGCGTTCTTCATCCCCCTGGTGTTCACGCTGGGTCGGCCGGACCTGCGGACGCTCGGCGTCGGGATGTACAACTTCTTCGGCACCGACACCACCGACTGGGCCGGCCTCGCTGCCGGGGCGTCGATCAGCGTCGTGCCGATCATCATCGTGTTCCTGTTCCTGCAGAAGTCGTTCGTCGAAGGGGTCGCGGGTGCGGTCAAGAGCTGAGCCGCTCAGCCGCGACACGTTCCGGCAGGGCGAGTCGCCGCGCGTCGACCCGCGCACCGGCGAGCTCATGTGGATCGACATGCGCGCGGGCACGTTCCACACGGGCGTGCTCGAGGGCGGAGCCCTCGTCACCACGCGAACCGTGCACGTGGGGACGCGGATCGGCGCCGCGGCGCCGCTGGCGGCCGACGGCGACGGCTGGGTCGCCGCGAGCGGGCGGGACCTCGTGCACCTGCGTGACGACGGACATGTGGACGACGCCGGTGGCGCTGTGGGGAGCGTGCGCACGGTGCTCGCCGGGATCACACCCGCCGACGACCGGCCGCTCAACGACGGGGTCTGCGCCCCGGACGGCGCGTTCTGGGTCGGCTCGCAGACGCTGCCGCGCCGGCCCGAGGGAGCGCTCTACCGCATCGGGCCCGACCTCGCGGTCACGGAGGTGCTCGCGGACGTCACCGTCTCGAACGGCATCGCGCTCGACCCGTCCGGCGCCGCGCTGTTCTACGTGGACACGCTGCCGGACCGGTGCCTCGAACGGTTCGACGTCGCGGGCGGTGTGCTCTCCGGCCGCCGCACCGTCGCCGTCTGCGACGGCGGCAACCCGGACGGCATCGCGCTCGACGACGACGGCTGCGTCTGGGTCGCGATGTGGGGCGCCGGCGAGGTCCGCCGGATCGCGCCGTCGGGCGAGGTGATCGACGTCGTGGAGGTGCCCGTGTCGCGGCCGAGCGCCGTCGCTCTCTGGGAGGGCTTGCTCGTGATCACGACGGCGCGCACCGACCTGGACGACCCGGCGCCGTCCGGCGACGAGGGCCGGCTCTTCGCCGCCGCCGTCCCCGTGGGCGCCGCACCCACCCCGGCGTTCGGCGCGACCGCGTCGACGCTCCGTTCCACCGAGGAGGCCACCCCCGCATGGGCGTGATCCGTACCGTCGAGACGTTCCGGCTCCGCATCGACAAGGGCGCACCGCCGGACGCGCCGCGTTTCGTCGCGTCGCCGCGGGTGCGGAGCATCTACCCGACGGCGGACGAGACGCTGCTCGTACGGATCGCGACGGACGACGCCGTCGGTTGGGGCGAGGCCCTCGCGCCGGCGTCCCCGGAGGCGCCGGGCGCCCTCGTCGACCACGTCTTCGCGCCCGCCCTGATCGGCGCCGACCTGGCCACGGGCGTGCGGCCGCTGACCCGGCGGCTGCAGCAGACGGGCCGCGAGCGCGGGCACCTCTCGGGCATCCAGGCCGACGCCCTCGCCGCGATCGACACCGCGCTGTGGGACCTGCTCGGGCACGAGCTCGGGCTGCCCGCGCACCTGCTCCTCGGCGGGTCCGAGCGCGCACACGTGCCGGTCTACCTGACCTCGGTGGAGGGGTCCGACGACGCCGCCCGCGCGGCGTCCGCCCGCGCCGCCCGGGACGCGGGCCACACCCGGTTCAAGCTGCACCTCACGACGTCGCCCGAGGAGACCCTCGCGAGCTACGACGCCGTGAGCGACGCCGTCGGGCCGGGCGCGCGGATCGCCGTCGATGCGCACTGGGTCCACCAGCTCGGGGACGCCCGGCGACTCGCCCGCGGGCTCGACGAGCGAGGCGCCTGGTTCTTCGAGGCCCCGCTCGCGCCGGAGGACCTCGCCGGCCACGTGACGCTCGCGGCCGGGGCGATCACGCCGATCGCCGTCGGCGAGGCCATGCGGCACCGGTTCGAGTTCGCCCAGTGGGCGCAGGCCCAGGCGGTGCGCATCGCGCAGCCGGACATCGGTCGGACCGGGATCACGGAGGGGCTCGCGATCGCCGGCGTCCTCGAGGCGCAGCACGTGCCGATCGCGCCGCACCACTCGATGGCCACCGGCATCGCGTACGCCGCCGGGCTGCACGTGTGCGCCGCCGCGGACGACCTCCTGGCGATGGAGTGGAGCCCCCACGTGCTGCGGCGGTCCGCGGGGTTCATGGACGTCTCGCCGCTTGAGCTCGCCCGCGGCGACGACGGCGGCTCGCCCCTGGGCGGGTCCGTCCCCCTGCCGAGCGGGCCGGGCCTCGGGCTCACCGTCGACGACGACGCCGTCCGGGCGCTGGCCGCCGGCTGACGCTCGCCGGGTTACGGTGGCGCGCGTGACCTACGCCCCGCCCGCCACGCGCCGCCGATCCACGGGCTGGCTCGCCGTCGTCCTCGTGGTCCTGCTCCTGGCGGCCGCCGCCGTCGCCGTCGACCGCTGGTTCGTGACCGAGACGGAGCGCCGCGTGGCCACCGAGCTCGAGCCCAGCATCGGCGCCCGCCCGGACGTCAGCATCGGCGGGTTCCCGTTCCTCACGCAGTACGCCGCGGGCGAGCTCGACGACGTCCGGATCACCGCTGACACCGTCACCTACACCGACCTCACGCTGACGGACGTGACGTTCGACGCGGCCGGGGTCCCGACCGACCTCACCCAGCCGGTCGGCCAGGTGCGGGTGGACGCCGTCGTCCCGGCCGACACGCTCACCGCCGCGCTGCAGAACGCGGAGGGCGTGCCCGACGGCGTCACGATCGTGACGCAGGACGGTGCGGTCGTCGCGTCGGTCAGCGTGCTCGGGCTCCCGATCGAGGCGACTCTCGCGCCGCGCCCGGACGGACGCGCGATCGCCGTCGACGTGGAGGAGGTCACGATCGGCGGCGCCGTCGTCTCCGTCGTCGACCTTCCGGCATTCGTCGCCGACGCGCTCACGGGCCTGCGCGTCGAGCTCGACCAGCTGCCCGAGGGCCTCGAGCTGACGACGTGCGAGGTGACGGACGACGGCGTCCGGCTGGTCGCGGAGGGCACCGACGTCGTCCTGCCGACCGGCTGACCCCTCGCCGAGCGGCTACCGCCGCGGGCGTGGGCGCCGCCAGGAGTCGTCCTTGAGGTCGGACCCGGCGATCGTCCCCATCTGCAGCATCCCGCCGTCGACGACGTACGACGTGCCCGTCACGTAGGACGCGGCGGGGCTGCACAGGAACGCGACGACGGCGGCGACCTCGCGCGGGTCCGCGGGCCGACCGAGCGGCACGCCGGGCCGGCTGACCGTGTGGACGTCGACGCCGTCCTGCCCCGTGAGCGGCGTCGCCACCTCACCGGGCGCCACAGCGTTCACCGTGATCCCGTGCTCCGCGAGCTCGAGCGCCGCCGCCCGCATCATCATCCCGAGCCCGGCCTTCGCCGTGCTGTACGCGGCCGTCCCGATGCGCGGCAGGTGCTCGTGCACGCTCGTGATGCTCACGATCCGGCCGCCGCGACCCGCCGCGATCATCCGGCGCGCAGCCCCCTGGGCGAGGAGGAACGGGCCCTCGAGGTCGACGGCGGCCACCTGCCGCAGCAGCTCGAGCGAGAGGTCGACGAACGCCGCCCGCCCGCCGACCCCCGCCACGTTGACGAGGGCGTCGAGGCGTCCCAGCTCGCCGACCAGGGCATCGAGGGCGGGATCCACGGAGTCGGCGTCACGCACGTCGAGCCGCTGCGTCGCCACCCGCGCCCCCGCCGCGCGGGCGAGCTCCGCCGTCGTCTCGACGCTGCGTCCCTCACCGGAGGCGAACCAGAGGAGACCGACGTCGAACCCCGCCTCGGCGAGCGCGATCGCGCACGCCCGTCCGATGCCCGACTCCGACCCCGTCACGACGGCGACCTGCCGCACCTGCTCGCTCATGGGCACACTCTCCGGCATCGCCAATGGATCGCGCTACGGCGCCCTGGAGGGCGCGCCCGTTCGGCGTGCCGACGCCGCGGAACCGGAGTAGGAACGTGTTCGACAGGCGTGGCCACCGGTGCCGCGCCCGGACACGAGGAGCACCACATGGGCATCGACGACCTCGTCAACAAGGCACAGGACGCGCTCAAGGAGCACGGTGACACGATCTCCGACGGCCTCGAGAAGGCCGGCGAGGCGATCAAGGAGAAGACGCCGGACAACATCGACGGCCACGTCGACACGGCGATCGACAAGGCGCAGGAGTACATCGAGCAGCAGAAGAACAAGTAGGACGTCCTGGCGCACGACGACGACGCCGCCCCTCCGCGTGCTGGTGGGGCGGCGTTCGCGTCCTCAGCCCGGGCCCGTCCTCAGCCCAGGACCTCGGGCAGCTCCCGTTCCTCCCCCAGCACGTGCCGAGCCAGGAAACCGGAGACGACCTCGTACCAGACCTTCGCGTGCTGCGGCGTCAGCACCCAGTGGTTCTCGTCCGGGAAGTACAGGAACCGGTGCTGGCTCGTGCCGTCCTCGCCCGCGGGGAGCCCCGAGGACGAGAGGAGCTCGTACCAGAGCCGCAGGCCCTCGCCGATCGGCACCCGGTAGTCCTTGTCGCCGTGCACCACGAGCATCGGCGTCGTGATGTCCGCGACGGCCCGGTGCGGCGAGTTCTCCAGCGCCATCTCGGCCGTCATCTCGCGCTCCCAGTAGAACGCGGCGTCGGTGGTCGGGCCGAACTGGTCGAGCGCCCACAGGCTGGCGTGCGTGACGATCGCCGCGAACCGGTCCGTGTGCCCGGCGACCCAGTTCGCCATGTAGCCGCCGAACGAGCCGCCCATCGCCGCGGTCCGCGTCTCGTCGACCTCGGGCAGCGCCTCCGCCGCGTCGGTGATCGCCATGAGATCGGTGAACGGGGCCTTGCCCCACGCGCCCCAGCCGCGCTGGATGAAGTCCTGCCCGTAGCCCGTCGAGAGCGCCGGGTCCGGCAGCAGCACCGCGTAGCCCTGCGCCACGAGCAGCCACGGGTTCCACCGCCAGCTCCACGCGTTCCACGAGCCGAGCGGTCCGCCGTGGATCCAGAGCGCGAGCGGGGCCGGCGCGGCCGGGCTCGCACCGTCCGGCACGGCGAGGAACGCCCGGATCGCGACCTCTGCCCCGATCTCGACGACGGTCGTGGTCACCTCACGCAGGTGGCCGGGCAGCGCGGGCCGCGCGCTCGGACCGGGCAGGACGCTCACGCCGGAACCGTCGAGCGCCACCCGCACGACCTCCGCCGGGTACTCGTAGCTGCTGCGCAGCGCGAAGGCGGCGGACCCGTCCGGTGCGACGACGACGTTCGTGAACGCCCCGTCCGCGGTGAGTCGCCGCACGTCGGACGCGCCCGCCCCCGGGTCGCCCACCGGGACGACGAACACGGGCGCGGCGCCGCCGTCGTCGGCGGTCACGAGCAGGGCGGACCCGTCCGGCAGCCACGCCTCGGGGTGCGCCCAGCGGTCCCAGTCGCTCACGAGCCGCCGCGCGCCGGACCCGTCGATCCCGGCGACCCACAGCTCGACGCGCGGTGCGTCGTGCGGGGTCGAGATCGTCTCGCGCACGTACGCGACCCGGGTCCCGTCGGGGCTGATGACGGCGGCACCGAGGTCAGCACCGGCGTCGTCGACGATGACGGTCCGCTCCCCCGTCGCGACGTCGATGCGCGCGAGGACGGAACGCACGAAGCCCTTCGCCCCCGGCACCGCCCACGACGCGACGATCGTGGCGCCGTCGGGCGCCAGGTCGAAGCCGGCCTCCGGGGACAGCGCCCGCCGCGCGTCGGCCGTGAGGTCGCGCGTGCCGCGCTCGTCGTCCGGGCCGGGGTCCTTCGTGGACGACGGCGACCCGCCCTCGGCGTCGGACGTCACCTTCTCGGCGTCCTCGGGCTTCTCGGGCGGCAGCGGTGCCCCCTCGACCGAGAACAGGCGCGGGAACGCCGGCCCGAGGTCGTGGTCCCAGTAGCGGACCGGGTAGCCGTCGTGCAGGATCGCCGCGACCTTCTTCTCCTTGCGCGCCTTGCGCAGGCGCCGCTCCGCCGTCTCGTCGCCCGCGCCGAGCAGCGTGTCGGCGACCACGACGACGGCCTCTCCCGTGCGGGAGGCCACGACGGCGCCGACGCCGTCCGGGCGCCGCGCGAGCACGTGGGCCTCCCCACCCGCCGCGGGCAGCCGCCAGACGCACGGGACGGCGTCGTCCTCGCTCGTTCCCGCCTCGGCCCGCTTCGCGACGAACAGCAGGTCGCCGGCCGGCGTGATCGCCGCCTGGCCCTCGCCCTTCGCGCCGCGGGTGAGCCGGCGGGCGGGCCGTTCACCGGCCGGGTCCACCTCCCACAGGGCGGTGACGTAGCGCGTCTTCTTCTCGTCGAGCACGGACTGGCCGACGACGAGCCGGCTCCCGTCCGGCGCGAGCGCGAGGCCGCCGAGGCGCGGCAGCGCGACGTACGCGTCGAGGTCGTGGAAGGGGGTGGCGGGCTGAGCGGCGTCGTCGGTCACGGCTCTGGTCTACCACGCGACCCCGCGCTCGGTCCCGAGGATTCGTGCGGCGGCGTCCTCCGGGGCTCAGGGCTGGTCGGCAGCCCACTCCATCGGTATCTCCTGGGTGATGGCGACCAGGTTGCCGTCCGCGGCCTTCAGGACGGCCAGCCGGGCACCGGGCATGTCCACGATGCCGGTGGCCGGATCGATGTTGTCCCCCGTGGCGGCGTCGGCGGTGCCGACCTCGGCGAGCGATCCGTCGGAGACCTCGGTCATCGCCGTCGCCCCGGCGGCGACCAGCGCGGCGTGCGCCTGCTCGATGTCCTCGACCGTCCAGAAGACCAGTGGATGGTCCACCC includes these proteins:
- a CDS encoding SDR family oxidoreductase, coding for MSEQVRQVAVVTGSESGIGRACAIALAEAGFDVGLLWFASGEGRSVETTAELARAAGARVATQRLDVRDADSVDPALDALVGELGRLDALVNVAGVGGRAAFVDLSLELLRQVAAVDLEGPFLLAQGAARRMIAAGRGGRIVSITSVHEHLPRIGTAAYSTAKAGLGMMMRAAALELAEHGITVNAVAPGEVATPLTGQDGVDVHTVSRPGVPLGRPADPREVAAVVAFLCSPAASYVTGTSYVVDGGMLQMGTIAGSDLKDDSWRRPRPRR
- a CDS encoding S9 family peptidase; the protein is MTDDAAQPATPFHDLDAYVALPRLGGLALAPDGSRLVVGQSVLDEKKTRYVTALWEVDPAGERPARRLTRGAKGEGQAAITPAGDLLFVAKRAEAGTSEDDAVPCVWRLPAAGGEAHVLARRPDGVGAVVASRTGEAVVVVADTLLGAGDETAERRLRKARKEKKVAAILHDGYPVRYWDHDLGPAFPRLFSVEGAPLPPEKPEDAEKVTSDAEGGSPSSTKDPGPDDERGTRDLTADARRALSPEAGFDLAPDGATIVASWAVPGAKGFVRSVLARIDVATGERTVIVDDAGADLGAAVISPDGTRVAYVRETISTPHDAPRVELWVAGIDGSGARRLVSDWDRWAHPEAWLPDGSALLVTADDGGAAPVFVVPVGDPGAGASDVRRLTADGAFTNVVVAPDGSAAFALRSSYEYPAEVVRVALDGSGVSVLPGPSARPALPGHLREVTTTVVEIGAEVAIRAFLAVPDGASPAAPAPLALWIHGGPLGSWNAWSWRWNPWLLVAQGYAVLLPDPALSTGYGQDFIQRGWGAWGKAPFTDLMAITDAAEALPEVDETRTAAMGGSFGGYMANWVAGHTDRFAAIVTHASLWALDQFGPTTDAAFYWEREMTAEMALENSPHRAVADITTPMLVVHGDKDYRVPIGEGLRLWYELLSSSGLPAGEDGTSQHRFLYFPDENHWVLTPQHAKVWYEVVSGFLARHVLGEERELPEVLG
- a CDS encoding SMP-30/gluconolactonase/LRE family protein yields the protein MRSRAEPLSRDTFRQGESPRVDPRTGELMWIDMRAGTFHTGVLEGGALVTTRTVHVGTRIGAAAPLAADGDGWVAASGRDLVHLRDDGHVDDAGGAVGSVRTVLAGITPADDRPLNDGVCAPDGAFWVGSQTLPRRPEGALYRIGPDLAVTEVLADVTVSNGIALDPSGAALFYVDTLPDRCLERFDVAGGVLSGRRTVAVCDGGNPDGIALDDDGCVWVAMWGAGEVRRIAPSGEVIDVVEVPVSRPSAVALWEGLLVITTARTDLDDPAPSGDEGRLFAAAVPVGAAPTPAFGATASTLRSTEEATPAWA
- a CDS encoding antitoxin, producing the protein MGIDDLVNKAQDALKEHGDTISDGLEKAGEAIKEKTPDNIDGHVDTAIDKAQEYIEQQKNK
- a CDS encoding LmeA family phospholipid-binding protein, giving the protein MTYAPPATRRRSTGWLAVVLVVLLLAAAAVAVDRWFVTETERRVATELEPSIGARPDVSIGGFPFLTQYAAGELDDVRITADTVTYTDLTLTDVTFDAAGVPTDLTQPVGQVRVDAVVPADTLTAALQNAEGVPDGVTIVTQDGAVVASVSVLGLPIEATLAPRPDGRAIAVDVEEVTIGGAVVSVVDLPAFVADALTGLRVELDQLPEGLELTTCEVTDDGVRLVAEGTDVVLPTG
- a CDS encoding carbohydrate ABC transporter permease → MSATTAPGLGAGADAAAAVTAEAGPPPPPRRRRGGPRGASRRLRWWHVALLPIAFLWVYPFLWMVTASFKTQREMLLGGLGLWPSEWTLENFQRAWTTGRFGDFTVNTLTFSIAVVVIVVLVSSLAGYALADRQLPGRKVVMGVLVAAMFVPHGYTIIPVFQLVTTLGLQNGLLGAALAQAAGVAVPVLLYVGFFSGIPGELEEAAKVDGAGYLRRFRSIMFPLARPVTGTVVLLNFIGAWNAFFIPLVFTLGRPDLRTLGVGMYNFFGTDTTDWAGLAAGASISVVPIIIVFLFLQKSFVEGVAGAVKS
- a CDS encoding VOC family protein is translated as MTRLTGFGNVVLPARDLIASVDAWTALLGQPPAFQSDDFAAFSGDGVEIGLTAAPWVDHPLVFWTVEDIEQAHAALVAAGATAMTEVSDGSLAEVGTADAATGDNIDPATGIVDMPGARLAVLKAADGNLVAITQEIPMEWAADQP
- a CDS encoding mandelate racemase/muconate lactonizing enzyme family protein, which codes for MGVIRTVETFRLRIDKGAPPDAPRFVASPRVRSIYPTADETLLVRIATDDAVGWGEALAPASPEAPGALVDHVFAPALIGADLATGVRPLTRRLQQTGRERGHLSGIQADALAAIDTALWDLLGHELGLPAHLLLGGSERAHVPVYLTSVEGSDDAARAASARAARDAGHTRFKLHLTTSPEETLASYDAVSDAVGPGARIAVDAHWVHQLGDARRLARGLDERGAWFFEAPLAPEDLAGHVTLAAGAITPIAVGEAMRHRFEFAQWAQAQAVRIAQPDIGRTGITEGLAIAGVLEAQHVPIAPHHSMATGIAYAAGLHVCAAADDLLAMEWSPHVLRRSAGFMDVSPLELARGDDGGSPLGGSVPLPSGPGLGLTVDDDAVRALAAG